From Solanum lycopersicum chromosome 8, SLM_r2.1, the proteins below share one genomic window:
- the LOC101265566 gene encoding protein OXIDATIVE STRESS 3 LIKE 2: MSVSMIMDKREVEGSCGFMDALSCNPQEAFFGGNKQVYINEEKACTCSSSSSIGENSDTISHEESMDDDPQEVESPFSSIQPLHQVLPIRKGMSRFYNGKSKSFTSLREASTSSSVKELAKPENVSYINKKRRNILACRLPNNKNHTGISKKKHIGILAMNSGLCDNSTSWRSFSLADLQFVSVTTTPTILQQAEKKPTN; encoded by the exons atgtcTGTAAGTATGATTATGGATAAAAGGGAGGTTGAAGGTTCATGTGGATTTATGGATGCATTATCATGTAATCCACAAGAGGCATTTTTTGGTGGTAATAAACAAGTGTATATTAATGAGGAGAAGGCATGCACTTGTAGTTCTTCATCATCTATTGGAGAAAATAGTGATACTATATCACATGAAGAATCAATGGATGATGATCCTCAAGAAGTTGAAAGTCCTTTCTCTTCCATCCAACCTCTACACCAAGTTCTACCAATTag AAAGGGTATGTCAAGATTCTATAATGGAAAGTCAAAATCATTCACAAGTTTAAGAGAAGCTTCAACTTCATCTTCTGTGAAAGAATTAGCAAAGCCAGAAAATGTTTCCTATATCAACAAGAAAAGGAGAAACATATTGGCATGTCGTTTACCTAACAACAAGAACCACACTGGCATCTCAAAGAAGAAACATATTGGCATATTGGCTATGAATTCTGGTCTTTGTGACAACTCAACAAGTTGGAGATCATTTTCCTTGGCTGATTTACAATTTGTTTCTGTTACTACAACTCCTACTATATTACAACAAGCTGAAAAGAAACCAACTAATTGA